The region CTGATTCTCTTGGATCCAAATACATATATTCAAGATTGGATGAGTGGTCAAAGATGTATGGAGACTTCTTTAAGCCTTGTGCCTTCTTGGCTGAAAGAGCTGCCCAAGGTGCTTCACTGGTAAGATAACCAAAACTGCATTTTGTTATTAGAATTGGATAATAAGCAATATATAACTGTTTCCTGATTCTCTAGATGCATTTTGTAGCACTTTTGTCGACCCTAGTTTGGTTCATGGTACCATCTTTTGCAGTACCTGGTGCTGGGAGATTCTTACCTAGACCCGGTCTATGGACTCAACTTATCAAATTTTGTTAAATGGGAAAATGAGAGAAAAATTTGTTAGATCTTTCAAATATTTGATTGGTTGGGTCCTTAACATTTTTCATGAACCGGGTATAGGTAAGTATTTCCCATGCCGTGTCTGTAAATGGCACTCTTTCAGGACGCTTATTATAAAAAGCACTTGTTTGGTCCTTGAAAGCATTCTAATTTAAGGTTAATTACAATTATTCCTCGAGTTTAGGTCCAAATTATTGTTTTCTctctgaattttaaaaaattaatgtttccGCTAAATATTTTGATTTCCTTGAACTGAAGATCCTCCCTAAGGTATTATTTAGTTAAATGAAATCCCCCGATAAGAGGGTATTCAGTTGAAGGAAACTAAAACGTTAAGAGGAAAACagtgtttttcttttaaaattaagggagaaaaacaataattttaatctAAACTCGGGATGATAGTAATTAACCTTTAATTTATGTCAGACGAAAATGAAGCATTTACAACCTACCTTAAGAGGCATGGCTCTCTATAAGCTGTCCTCTGACTTTGATCAAGTGGCAATATATGTTCAGTGTTTAGTAGTTACAGTACATCTTGCTAACTGTATTAATGAACTTCTGAATCTAATTATGGTTTGTATCGTCCGGTTTCAGAGTGCTCCTGTGGAACAAACCAAATCCCGGTTGTGAGATATTTGATCTTCAGCCGTCTTCACGGATCCTGTTCTTTTTCCGTCTCCAATACCGTCTTGGATCGGGACCTTCCTTCTGCAGTGCGTGGGCAATACCCAGTAATAATGTAACACATAAGAAACTGCATACCATAATAAATGAGAGCCtagatattaaataatatttataaatcggaAAAGTTAAGTCGTTAGCAAGAGTTCGTTCTTAATAATTACTTGGTGCTTGTGacaataaaaacatttaatgCGGGATCGCTCCGTCTACAATCCAAGTCTCTGGATAGGCAAGTTTTGTTTGAATAAGTAGCTTACCATTGTGCTGAGTTGCTTTATCTAGCCAAATCAAGCTTAAGATGAGTCTGTAATCAGGTTTAAGCCATTATCTGAATTTGTCATTGAGATGGTGATACTAAGAATATCCGGGAGgaagatataaaataaaataagaacatGCGATTCATGATCCGACCGACCCattgttaaataattataagtTGTTGAAACATCAAATGTTTTTGGGACCCAATTGCCATAGAAAATTATTTCATGTTTCGTTTCTGCTTTTTCCCTTGGATTCATCCTAAAGTTGGACAACTTGTACACAATTCACATAATATTTTAAGATCATCAATCACACAGAATCAGGAgtattattcttttttaattttttttgacaacaaaaatatattagatATTAGCAGGGAATTTTCATTAATATGCAAGTACAGTTGCTTGATTAGACAAGAGAAGAGtatttaaattgtatattttcaTGCCTAATATTTACCACTCAAGAAAgttaaattatcgttttaagaATTTCAACTTTAACTacatttatatgaatttttttattagaaaaaaaagagGAGGGGGGCAAATCAagaattttcagattttaataATGTATCTCTTATCATTAAATTAGATATACGGAAATGTTTGATATACGATTTCTTAATGACTCATGTTTTGTTCTATACTTCTGTTctttcttttcaaaatttatttatttattggagGTTTAATAGGTTGTatgcattataattttttttatatttcatattcACCATAGTAGAAGCAGCTAGTAATAGTCATGTGGATGctttttttatgtataatcAGGGAAGAGTGAGCGCTTGTGGAAGGAATCGAACTCACGACCTAGCAAAATTACAGTTTGACAGTTATACAATTTGAACTATAATGCACtggaaattaatttattaatatgataaattttcatccaaatatatgaatatagttGTGGACATGTAAATTTAAGACAATGATTCTTAAAAAAAGGTCCATTTgcattaaaaatattcaaattttatcattttttagcTCTTTAAGTTCCAAGTTTTAAAGTTGCTAAATAATAGctctatttttcattatttggtAAATTCAGGTCAAACGCTATAATCCAATGTTATTTTATTCATTATACAAGTACAACTGAATACGACATCGTTTGGGAccataaattgttaaatagttaagtttaggatattatttatTAACTTTCAAACATGGAGTTTAAAgcgttaaaaagataaatttttggTGCTATAATGTAAAAACCCCAAAAAGAAAATGTTGGGACTAAGAAAGGTACTTTTACAATCTTATTGGACtatataatactccctccgtcccactttagaagtcccatttgactttacacacagattaagaaaacattaattattcttgtcttttcatgttttttcatgttttgcccctattaatgatagtggaatttttcatagagctcttttaagataactaaaataagggtaaaatggggtattcaatggaaaaatattctaaaaatagtaatgggactttttaaatgggacatcccaaaatagaatatgggacttcttaaacgggacggagggagtatttactaattaattacttttctCTTTTGAAAtgctaattaattacttattcAACACTCTGCAGTCTGCATTTCTCACATGTCCGAATTATATAATTCTCAAGTACCTTTCTGCCATCATTTTCTCATTAAATTACGAGTAAAACATAGTTATCTACGCAGCAGGTCATGGCTGCAAGAAACTTTAATTAGATTgccataaataaataacatataaattttatatatatatatcaagaGTAAAGGATAACAATTAAGAACAAACCAACGGATCATGAAGATCCATCCAACAAAgacttaactaatttaatacaGATTTTTGTCATCGACATCTTTTATATCTAATTGGCATCCATATATGATCAGAAGAAAAATTGGTAACTATATGATTTTATCAAcatattaaatttgttaatttgcatttaaaagaacaatttgtattataaagtttttttatatagactATATTCATCATATTATCCGCCAATGACAGGAGCTAGGGTCCCTCCTCCCCCTCCAAAAGTTTTATAATTGTCTAATGTAtagaaaattaatgaaaattatgATTTGATATTTCCCAGCTTCTAAAAATTGTCTCCCCACATATAATACATATtacaatttaatccttttaatATATTAGTTCAAGCTCCATGACTGTCATCCGTGTACAtaactaataattttattatatataatgtgataattctaattagtttaatttaattactaatattagtaaaataatattaattataataatatcattattcGTCTATTGTGTATTTGTGTACAAGATCTGCATGAATTATTCTCCATTTTGGCCAATATGGGCCTATTTTAGATGGTAAAACACCTTTAAATGTATCAAAAAATTGTGAGTTCGAATCACGTCTTCATAACTAACAGCTAAcagttgaaattttaaaaaatcgatTGCCATCTTTGACAGAAAAACACTATCAAAGTGCTATTTAATTATGTTCAATATGTAGTACTCAAATCCATATAGACGACACCATTATGACGAAACACAGTGTAATCCACTAGTTTCagcaaacaaaaaatatataattttaatatctaaGGTTAGTACAAACAAGGCACTCAACAATTAATGTTATTGGTCAAATCAAACTATATAATATcatcatttaataattatatatcaatAAAATTTCCCCACCCTTTTATATAAATAGATTTCCgatttattgtttttgttcaagCTAGCATTATTATTTACTCCCTTCCCATTATTGTTTAAGCTTTGGGTACTGTTTGGTTTCTTTTCAAATATGGAAACCTTGATTTTTTCTGTCGGTGTAATAGGTGAAGTATATTTTAtgatctatttttaatttttctgtaTATATACATTTATATCTAAGTTCccaatcaaaatatattaaagataaataaaactATAACTTATTTTTCTTGGTTATTTTCTGGTTTCAGGCAATGTAATCTCAGTGCTCATGTTTCTTTCTCCAGTGTAAGTGATTAAGCTCTCTCTTGATAACTCTTTCCGATCTTTtgtctatgttgcacggaaataaaaatactaaaacgGAAAACTTTGAAATATGAAATAGGttataaattttgaagttttaaagttttataagCGTTTTCGAAAACGAAACAAAACTCGGAATCTATGACTTGATAAGTTTCTGTGCGATATAGACTTATTATCGATGTTAAACGTATAGCTAGGTAATGCGATTCTTGTTTGCAGAGGAACATTTTGGAGAATAATAAAGAATAGATCAACAGAAGATTTTGAGAGTCTACCATACGTATGTACATTACTAAACGCAGCGTTGTGGACTTACTATGGAATTATAAAACCAGGAGCTTACCTTGTTGCTACTGTAAATTCCTTTGGTATCCTTACAGAAATTGTCTTTGTTACTATATTCCTTATTTACGCACCTCAAAAGACGAGGGTACGTATGacttttccatttttttcttaaaatatttatacataatcagtaggttaataaaaatatgaaattctcAGGCGAAAACAGCGAGTCTGGTTGGGTTGTTGGACGTCGGATTTTTAGCGGCAGCGATTCTGATAACTTGGCTAGCTCTGGAAGGAGATGTTCGGATTGACGCGACGGGGTTCATGTGTGCCGGTCTTAATATTATTATGTATGGTTCGCCTCTAGCTGCTATGGTGAGTACGTTAAATTTGTTCAATCAACAAATTAAGCTCGAAAAAATGGTCAAGTCAGCTCGTGTCTCgaaatcaaataagtcattttttaatttttttggtcaatTATTATGTTTCAGGATCAAATAAGTCATATTTGAAGTATACAGAATCATAAACTAGAAATTACTTGACCTAAATGCAGAGAGTTTAAGATTATagactataaaattaaaaaataattaaaaatcccGAGATACGAGTTTGAGACTAGATAGATTTACTCATTTCAATTTTTCTGTATGTTGGCGAGTGCTTATACATTAAACATGATTGTTGTTGTAGACGGATTGGTTTAACACTGGTTTAATAATAGTATTTGTCAAGTGGACGAACAGTAGCTCACCAACTAAAGTTGacaatttaaatataccaacatagaaaaaaaaatacccTACTATTAAATACTTGGTCTCAGTTCttcattttttgaaaatttggctGCTAAATGCATGATTGTCCTTGTAGACAGATTGGTCCTTGATGGGTCCTTCAAATTCGTGGTCTTGGCTTCTAtgagtgtatatatatatacttaaataaatatgtttacatataaacttaattaattaaattggttaaattttaattgaatttgttCTAATAATTTCAGAAAACAGTGGTGACGACCAAGAGTGTGGAGTTTATGCCcttcttcctttctttcttctttttcttgaaTGGAGGAATTTGGACTTTCTATGCTGTTCTCACAAAGGACTATTTTCTCGGAGTAagtttatgtttttcttttattcctctattttttttaattgctcATCTAAATAAATagtgaattaaaaattaaattcaaattgcaaaaaaaatctaGTTTGTCACTTATTTTTTCCAATCCATAATATTTGTTGCATTTGGccattttacataaaaaaataataaatatattttatttatatgctcttttactaaattaaattgtccatattaattactagtatttttttatatttaactaatttttttattctttttaaattatttattatttaggacaaatttaaaaaataacaataaatgctcttttgatattttaaatataataaatactccctccgtcccgtttaagaagtcccatattctattttgggatgtcccatttaaaaagtcccattactatttttagaatgttTTTCCATTAAATATCCTATTTTACCCTTGTTTTAGTCACCTTAAAAGAACAATTTGAAAAATTCCACTataattaataggggcaaaacatgaaaaaacatgaaaagacaagaataataaatgtttatttaatctgtgtgtaaaagcaaatgggacttcttaagtgggacggagggagtattatgtaataaaaaaaattaaatacggTAAATATTATGTATTGGAGAGAGTATCAAACTATTGAGCATTAAAATAGATGGCCACGACAAAGACTTAAGAATGGATCTCTAGATTCTTCATCCAATTAAAGTACATGCATGACAATTATGTTATGCATGGGACCAGAATAAGTAACGGCCACTATAACATTTTTCTTAGCTTCATCTACACTATACAATCACCAGCTATCCTCTGATATTATTTTCTCAAGAATTAATCACTTGATTTAATTTGAGATGATAAGCATAAATCAGCATTGCTAGATGACATTGGCGACAGCATTATTTGTTTTGGCATTTAGAGAGTAATAATTAAGCAAGCCTATAAAATGAATGAGAAGCGTCTTTAAGTCTTAACGTACATTCAGGAGCGGACATAGGAAAAGTGTATGGTGGGCAGTTtaccattttattattttaaatttttgaaaaatatatcattagtataatttttcgatcttaaaatttatagcaCTGACCaccataatatttttatattatccaTCTTATAAATTTTCGGTACAATTTTTccatcttataaaaaaaattgaatcgcCACTGCATACATTTGCTATATATACACAATGACGGAGCTAGAGTTATTGTGTTAGGAAGGCAGAATCAAAATATACATTAAATATttggaaataatttttgaaagttAGGGAGCCAAATTACGTACAATATGCAAAATATCTAGACAGTAGACACTAATATATTCAAACATTAAATTTGAGGGGCTAAGGCCCTCTCCTTCATTGGCAATACAATAATGTTTAAGCAGAAAATAGTGAGAAAACAACatattactataatttttttatagatcgAAGGCCTAATAGGTTATGTAAAATGTGAACTACACAACAAAATGACTCATTCTTTTTATGATACATTACAGGCTAAACCCGTTTTGGATTCTTAAATTATACCGTTTTGATTTATCGTATCCCTCAACTTCAATTTAGCTTCTTTATGttcttaaatttcattttttggttcattagatTTTTATGTCCTTAAACGAATATTCATTTAAAGaccaaatgaataaaaaaaaatgaaagtttagggaccccataaacgaaaaaaaaaaaaattagggatCCAATGGACCAAAAATGAAACTTTAGGAATCTGAGGAAGTCATATAGAAATTGAGGGATCTAATAAATCAAAATCGTATATTTTAAGaacccaaaaataaatttagtctacattaaatgataaaatcttACATAACGAGATGAATGTGGTGGTCGAAGATTTGAATTTGACatgtttataacttttataaaaaaggaATACCGACAAGCACACTCTTCcattaataaaaacatttttttctaGTGCCTTCAGAATTGGTATTGCCCGCATAAGACATAATAGAATATCTTCAATATAATGCATTTAAACCATTCAAAAAAAGTTGCACAAACATATTTTGCAATAGAAATAATTTTTCTTGAGCATATATAATGATTTGTATTTGACGTAAACAAATTTTTTGTGGATAAAGGTGCCAAATGGGGCAGGATTTTGCCTTGGAATAGGACAACTATTGCTCTACGCAATTTACAGGAATGCAAAACCTTCCAAAAAAGTTAGTGATGGTGGCTTGGAAGAAGGATCGCAGCATGAGACCCTTATCTCATCATATCAGCCACACCACGAAATTGAAGCATGAAGAGCTACTGCTAGCCTCACAACAAAACATTGTTTTTAtcttttgtttaatttgttaattaccACAGTTTGTATTTAATTGCCGGTCGGGAGAGCAAATTCATTCTGAAGCCtctgtatttttattattttatttttctgattttttaaTGTTATGCATCTAGAGTTCTtatacttaatttatttaaaaataatttaaaaatgaaagagaAACATGCACTACACTCACTGTAAAACATGCATAAGATCGAAATTGAAAAGATAcgagataaataaaaatttaataatataaatatcatataaataaaaatttaaaagtataaagacctattgaataaaaaatagaCCTAATGCCTTAAAAAGTCCGAttttttagccccttttcaatcctacactgacgttgaaaacttatcaattttacccAATTTCgcattttattgtttaaattgtacccaaatttttaaatttttgtcaatttttttatttaaacgataaaatcaatcaattaactaagtttaatgataaaattaaattcgtTTACATTCAAAAAGTACAAGTAAGTCCTTTATTATTAGAAACTAACAAAAAAACTCTAATTAAGTTAAAACTAGTTTAAatcaatttaactaaatttaaataaattctaagatacaattgaaatacaaaaatacGGAATCGGGTAAAATTGATCAGATTTCAATGTCAGGGTAGAATTGGAAAGAGATTAAAaggttggaattttttttaaaatattagaccTAAAAAAAACTTAACTCATTAATTCAAATCCACTTTATCATTTTTCATGTGGTAATTGTAATAGAAATTGAATACACGTGTAATAATTCCGTCCAAAAAAAGACCTATTAAATCAAATCCGTAAAATACACGGACCTAATaagtacaaaaatttgaaaagagaccaaataaataaaaggcttaatgttttaaaaaaactctgatcttttattcccttttcaatcctaccctgacgttacaaatctgtcaattttatcctattttgcatttttttttcatttcaattgtaccctaaagcataaaattgaccttttttatttggcaaaaattctctaaattgaccctttttgcattacattgactttttatattaaatttaccatttttaaaaaaaaattgaacttttgtcaaataaataaaggtcaattttatattttagggtacaattgaaatgaaaaaaatacaaaatgggataaaattgacaatttttcaacgtcaaaGTAGGATTGATAAGGAgatgaaaggtcgggattttttaagacattaaactTAAATAAAATGATGAAAATAGAGAGACCTCAAACTAGATTTAGCCTATAATATAGTAATATATAGCGTGGTTATATAAAACAACCAATTAATATAAGCCATATTAAATAGTGATTAGTATATCTTACACAAAGACacatctatctatatctatactatatataaaagcacggatgggggggacaggcaaatttactgaatagtCCTTTtaagtttactactaaataaaggttttatagtcattaactaattagttatttaattattcactagtgtaattaaagtcctaattaaaataggtagttaaattatctccaatttagtttttagtatgtaaacaataactaaattgtctccaaattagtaggaattagctacaaatttctatcttattagttttaaagatattattaataaaattaaattaattatttaattatggttattataaaatcaaaagaagaataaattcaatatggaaaaaaaaattgataaccgaatatattatatttacttttacaaaaatgcttaactaatttaatattatttataaataaaaaaaattgatttaattataataaatttattaatatgttcattgacgaattacgttacgagccacgtgcatagcacgtaatgcgaaactagtctaATTAAAATGTAACACGTAGAGGATAACTTATGAATGTGTACGTAAGGCAAAATAAGTTAGAGCTCttcctttcaaaaaaaaaaagttagagctcttaaaaaaaatttacattttagatAAAATGAGTAATTAGCAACATCATTATTGCCAAATTATTTGTGGCCAGACCTGTTCATGGTTTAAGTttagataataattatttatttgaagttCGGGTTTTGTTTAAATTCGAAAAAAAAACCCTGTTATTGTATGAACGATCTTTAAtctttcgtttttttttttaatttttcatgtaAATCCGAAAAATCAGAGACTGAACTTATATACTATATACATTTTTGAGCCAGACGTagacttatatatatattgctaAAGTCCGATCCGAAGCCGGCCGATGAA is a window of Mercurialis annua linkage group LG2, ddMerAnnu1.2, whole genome shotgun sequence DNA encoding:
- the LOC126666670 gene encoding bidirectional sugar transporter SWEET17 — its product is METLIFSVGVIGNVISVLMFLSPVGTFWRIIKNRSTEDFESLPYVCTLLNAALWTYYGIIKPGAYLVATVNSFGILTEIVFVTIFLIYAPQKTRAKTASLVGLLDVGFLAAAILITWLALEGDVRIDATGFMCAGLNIIMYGSPLAAMKTVVTTKSVEFMPFFLSFFFFLNGGIWTFYAVLTKDYFLGVPNGAGFCLGIGQLLLYAIYRNAKPSKKVSDGGLEEGSQHETLISSYQPHHEIEA